One window of the Nicotiana tabacum cultivar K326 chromosome 4, ASM71507v2, whole genome shotgun sequence genome contains the following:
- the LOC107772264 gene encoding BOI-related E3 ubiquitin-protein ligase 1 produces MLLQNPITLACPKPRNISQSYRHRFCQQTRLQYRETLPLFIEQIKLLFCCGEKLVDMAIQAELYSENLGFPLGVSQDLMDNNACGFNEFSFNPQQQQYYEYPQQHQQLQNLYEKDHQNLKQFVPKQNITSQSLTSQLEKQNIEINRFISLQKERLRLILEEQRKKQMALILRKYESKAQYLLKQKDEEIAKAANRTRELQDFLKRMEIEKQTWQRMAKEKEAMVMSLNITMEQLRESACSSTNNRGTAEDAESCCHVADEDKTEQEYGHQKMMCKSCKSRKSCMIFLPCRHLCSCKYCDTFLHSCPACNMLKKASIEAFI; encoded by the exons ATGCTTCTTCAAAATCCAATAACTTTGGCCTGCCCTAAACCAAGAAACATATCACAAAGTTATAGGCATAGGTTTTGCCAACAGACTAGACTACAATATAGAGAGACCCTCCCTCTCTTTATAGAACAAATCAAGTTATTGTTTTGCTGTGGTGAAAAACTTGTTGATATGGCCATTCAAGCGGAGTTGTACTCGGAGAATCTTGGTTTTCCATTAGGAGTTTCGCAGGATTTGATGGATAATAATGCTTGTGGATTCAATGAGTTTTCTTTTAACCCTCAACAGCAACAATATTACGAGTACCCACAGCAGCATCAGCAGTTGCAAAATCTGTACGAAAAAGACCATCAGAATTTGAAGCAATTCGTCCCAAAACAGAACATCACTTCCCAGAGTCTAACTTCTCAGTTAGAGAAACAGAACATTGAGATCAATCGGTTCATCAGTTTACAG AAGGAGCGATTGAGATTGATACTAGAGGAGCAAAGAAAGAAACAAATGGCATTAATCTTGAGAAAATACGAGTCAAAGGCACAGTATTTGCTAAAACAAAAAGACGAAGAAATTGCAAAGGCAGCAAACAGGACAAGAGAGCTACAAGATTTCTTGAAAAGAATGGAAATAGAGAAGCAAACATGGCAGAGAATGGCCAAAGAGAAAGAAGCAATGGTGATGTCACTTAACATTACCATGGAACAATTAAGAGAGAGTGCTTGTTCATCAACAAACAACAGGGGTACTGCTGAAGATGCAGAGTCTTGTTGTCATGTAGCAGATGAAGATAAAACAGAACAAGAGTATGGACATCAGAAGATGATGTGCAAAAGCTGCAAATCTAGGAAATCGTGCATGATTTTCCTGCCTTGCAGACACCTATGTTCATGCAAATATTGTGACACTTTTCTCCACTCATGTCCTGCCTGTAATATGTTGAAGAAAGCTAGCATTGAGGCCTTCATTTGA